The following proteins are encoded in a genomic region of Candidatus Acidiferrales bacterium:
- a CDS encoding polymer-forming cytoskeletal protein, which produces MKTHSTNSARADLKIIGDNSASGGLYRNAKIIGDSIINGNLDCINFKSIGNSRIEGNLRSKHVRIVGSVSITGSLETEEVRIDGNVETNGDVNAGDLVLRGGVDIKGGVKSDDLRMTGYATIRKNCEAETFRSEGPLTIGGLLSADDIDIRIHSRCKVAEIGGERVSIRRGHHSKLANMLKSLFMPPDFFKGKLIADSIEGDELQLEDTKAKIVRGKNVMIGDGCEIDLLEYEDACRINGRSTVKEKKRIRS; this is translated from the coding sequence ATGAAAACTCATTCAACAAACAGCGCGAGGGCAGATCTTAAGATCATCGGAGACAATAGTGCATCCGGTGGACTCTATAGAAATGCAAAAATAATCGGCGACAGCATCATTAATGGAAACTTAGACTGCATAAACTTTAAGTCTATTGGAAATTCCCGGATCGAGGGCAACTTAAGGTCTAAGCACGTGAGAATAGTCGGCTCTGTCTCAATCACAGGCTCGTTGGAAACCGAGGAAGTCCGGATCGACGGAAATGTAGAAACAAACGGTGACGTCAACGCCGGAGATCTTGTCCTGCGCGGCGGCGTTGACATAAAAGGCGGCGTGAAATCGGATGACTTAAGGATGACTGGTTACGCAACGATAAGAAAGAATTGTGAGGCTGAGACGTTCAGATCAGAGGGTCCCCTCACGATAGGCGGATTGCTCAGCGCCGATGACATAGACATCCGAATCCATAGCCGTTGTAAAGTCGCCGAAATCGGCGGTGAAAGGGTCAGTATAAGGCGAGGACATCACTCCAAGCTGGCAAACATGCTAAAATCGCTTTTCATGCCCCCAGACTTTTTCAAGGGAAAATTGATTGCGGACAGCATCGAGGGCGACGAGTTACAGCTGGAGGACACAAAAGCAAAAATAGTCCGAGGGAAAAACGTCATGATAGGAGATGGATGCGAAATAGACCTGTTAGAATATGAGGACGCATGTCGAATCAACGGGAGATCCACCGTGAAGGAAAAAAAGAGGATCCGATCTTGA
- a CDS encoding ABC transporter permease: protein MSVIYIMWLRQVKKYFRSRSRIIGSLGQPLLFLLAFGFGFGSIYKRAGAGNYMQFLAPGIVLMSVLFTAIFSGIDLIWDRQFGFLKETMVAPVSRLQIMFGKTLGGATVATVQGIIVFVMTLLVGFRPQNLYMLPAGLMVVFLVALLFTSLGIALASTMEDMQGFQLIINFLVMPTFFLSGALFPLEGAPKALDIVATLDPLTYGVDGLRYSFLYSATTFGMATDFTVLIVLTVALLGVGSYFFERIQA from the coding sequence ATGAGTGTCATCTACATAATGTGGCTCAGACAAGTCAAGAAATACTTCAGGTCAAGGTCAAGAATAATCGGCTCGCTGGGCCAACCCCTTCTATTCCTTCTCGCCTTCGGATTCGGTTTCGGATCAATCTACAAGAGAGCAGGCGCCGGAAATTACATGCAATTCTTAGCTCCGGGAATTGTTCTGATGAGCGTGCTCTTCACTGCTATTTTCTCCGGCATAGATCTCATCTGGGATAGACAATTCGGATTTTTGAAAGAGACCATGGTTGCACCCGTATCGAGATTGCAAATCATGTTTGGCAAGACGCTCGGCGGAGCGACAGTGGCGACCGTACAGGGAATCATTGTCTTTGTAATGACTCTCCTCGTTGGCTTTCGTCCTCAAAATTTATACATGCTGCCGGCGGGTCTCATGGTTGTTTTTCTGGTAGCTCTACTTTTCACTTCACTTGGGATAGCTCTCGCTTCAACCATGGAAGATATGCAGGGATTTCAGCTGATAATAAACTTTCTCGTTATGCCTACTTTCTTCCTTTCCGGTGCGCTCTTCCCGTTGGAAGGTGCGCCGAAAGCTCTAGACATTGTGGCGACTCTTGACCCGCTCACCTATGGTGTCGATGGACTCCGCTATTCATTCCTGTACTCGGCAACAACCTTCGGAATGGCGACAGATTTCACCGTTCTGATCGTGCTCACGGTTGCACTCCTTGGTGTCGGAAGCTATTTCTTCGAGAGAATTCAGGCGTAA
- a CDS encoding ABC transporter permease: MSVPFKYMIKNFGRRRLSTVITLAGIALVIFVFTAVLMMANGVRKTLVATGSPDNVVISRKGSNGEISSIILGATQNVVATLPYIAKTPDGGQAISYQPVVVISITLPDGGLTNVTVRGVTQQTLYIHPNVKIIEGRMFNPSLREVIVGQSIAKRFPEARMGGSIKLAGDYWKVVGIFSTDGSGFDSEIWCDYRQIQDAFHRGSSCSTITLKLDNPSDFDKFKQAFLADRRLQEFEPKREQEYFAEQSETLSTFIRVIGIFVTVIFSVGAAIGAMITMYAEVANRTKEIGTLRALGFSRRSILTVFLFEAILISVAGGIVGILIASSLQFVSVSTMNFNSFADLTFGFALSPSSIAASLIFAILMGIFGGFFPSARASRLNIVNALRGE; encoded by the coding sequence ATGAGTGTACCGTTCAAATACATGATAAAAAATTTTGGCAGAAGAAGGCTCTCAACTGTCATCACACTTGCCGGAATTGCGCTTGTCATATTTGTATTCACGGCAGTTCTGATGATGGCCAACGGCGTAAGGAAAACTCTTGTCGCGACCGGTTCGCCGGACAATGTTGTCATATCGAGGAAGGGGTCTAACGGCGAAATTTCAAGCATAATTCTCGGCGCAACACAAAATGTCGTGGCAACTTTGCCGTACATCGCAAAAACACCGGACGGCGGCCAGGCAATTTCATATCAGCCCGTTGTGGTCATAAGCATTACCCTGCCCGACGGCGGTCTCACCAATGTCACGGTCCGTGGAGTCACTCAACAGACCTTATACATTCATCCGAACGTCAAAATAATCGAAGGAAGGATGTTCAACCCTTCTCTAAGAGAAGTGATCGTAGGCCAGTCGATTGCAAAGAGATTTCCGGAAGCTCGCATGGGCGGCTCCATTAAATTGGCAGGAGACTATTGGAAAGTGGTCGGCATTTTTTCAACCGATGGAAGCGGCTTCGATTCCGAAATATGGTGTGATTACCGCCAGATTCAAGACGCATTCCACAGAGGAAGCAGCTGCTCGACCATTACATTAAAGCTGGATAATCCTTCCGACTTCGACAAATTCAAACAGGCATTCCTTGCGGATAGGCGTCTTCAGGAATTCGAGCCGAAGCGGGAGCAGGAATATTTCGCGGAGCAGTCTGAAACGCTTTCCACATTCATAAGAGTGATAGGCATCTTCGTCACGGTGATATTCAGTGTGGGTGCAGCGATAGGTGCGATGATTACCATGTATGCCGAGGTTGCGAATCGCACAAAAGAAATAGGAACCTTGCGAGCGCTCGGCTTCAGCAGGAGGAGCATACTTACCGTATTTCTCTTCGAAGCCATTCTTATCTCGGTCGCCGGCGGAATTGTCGGAATCTTGATCGCCTCGTCGCTTCAGTTCGTCTCCGTATCGACGATGAACTTTAACTCCTTCGCCGATTTGACTTTCGGCTTTGCTCTTTCTCCATCGTCTATTGCGGCTTCGCTGATATTTGCCATCCTGATGGGAATATTCGGGGGTTTCTTCCCTTCGGCACGGGCGTCGCGGTTGAATATCGTAAACGCTCTGCGCGGAGAATAA
- a CDS encoding YhbD family protein, with protein MENDLISKKDLLELTGISYGQLYRWKRKALIPEDWFIRKSTFTGQETFFPRDKILSRIDKIKNMKEDASLDEVADILSPNPADVHSDKDKLTQEKIVSAVAVDIFVETSGEPGSFDFEKILFVYILDKMLQSGEINSDEGKILIRTLDEHYASFEGKNCDLIFIRKLGVSSCLIVTAPNQIHFESATKIVGRQNITGCIEELKQKLSNVEITNG; from the coding sequence ATGGAAAATGATCTAATATCGAAGAAGGACCTGCTCGAATTGACCGGGATATCATACGGACAGCTCTACAGGTGGAAAAGAAAGGCACTGATACCCGAAGATTGGTTCATCCGCAAGTCAACTTTTACCGGACAGGAAACCTTCTTCCCGCGCGACAAGATTCTGTCTCGGATCGACAAGATCAAAAACATGAAAGAAGACGCTTCGCTCGACGAGGTCGCGGACATCCTCTCACCAAATCCCGCAGACGTCCACTCCGACAAAGACAAATTGACCCAGGAGAAGATTGTCTCGGCAGTAGCTGTGGACATTTTTGTTGAGACTTCTGGAGAGCCCGGCTCATTCGACTTTGAAAAGATACTCTTCGTTTATATCCTCGACAAAATGCTCCAGTCAGGCGAGATAAATTCTGATGAAGGAAAGATTCTTATCAGAACCCTCGACGAACATTACGCTTCCTTCGAGGGAAAGAACTGCGATCTAATATTTATTCGAAAGCTCGGCGTCTCGAGCTGCCTTATTGTCACCGCACCGAATCAAATTCATTTTGAATCGGCCACCAAGATCGTTGGCAGGCAAAATATTACAGGCTGCATAGAGGAACTAAAACAAAAGTTGTCCAACGTAGAGATAACAAATGGTTAA
- a CDS encoding FtsX-like permease family protein yields MRVLKLIIKNVFRHKLRTTLTVLGLAIAVTAFGLIQTAVSSWNSGVEASEVDRLVTRDAVTIINPLPYSYLEKIKQVPGVKEVTYMNWFGGTYIDQSHFFARMAADPNTVFDVYPEYLISKNELEDFQKEGDACVVGSALAKEYNFKLGDMITLDGDIYPGKWQFVVRGIYTPKFKSTDATQMFFQWNYLNEKVKQDFPTRGDQVGWYIVRIDNSADASAVSKNIDDLFANSPAETKTETERAFQQGFVSASSAIVDGMQYMSFIIVGIIMLVLGNTMIMSARERTREYAVFKALGFSAKHLIGLILGESLFISAIGGALGIFLTFGAVNGMGDSIPRSFFPVFEVEPKNLILAVIAVIVVGIAAAVFPIRRALTTRIADGLRFVG; encoded by the coding sequence ATGAGAGTACTAAAGCTCATCATAAAGAACGTATTCCGACACAAGTTGCGAACAACGTTGACCGTTCTGGGCCTGGCAATCGCCGTCACCGCATTCGGCTTGATTCAAACCGCCGTGTCAAGCTGGAATTCCGGCGTCGAGGCATCGGAAGTTGACAGGCTTGTAACGCGCGACGCGGTAACGATTATCAATCCGCTTCCCTATTCCTATCTGGAGAAGATAAAACAAGTACCCGGTGTGAAAGAAGTGACTTACATGAACTGGTTTGGCGGCACATACATCGACCAGAGCCATTTCTTTGCCCGCATGGCTGCCGATCCGAATACCGTCTTTGATGTTTATCCGGAATACTTGATCAGCAAAAACGAACTGGAAGATTTCCAAAAAGAAGGCGACGCCTGCGTTGTCGGGAGCGCCCTCGCAAAGGAATACAACTTCAAGCTCGGCGACATGATCACGCTTGACGGCGATATTTATCCCGGGAAATGGCAATTTGTCGTTCGAGGCATCTACACACCAAAATTCAAATCGACCGATGCCACACAAATGTTTTTCCAATGGAATTATCTGAATGAAAAAGTCAAGCAGGATTTCCCCACACGCGGGGACCAGGTTGGTTGGTACATTGTGAGAATTGATAATTCTGCCGATGCAAGCGCAGTTTCAAAAAACATCGACGACTTGTTCGCTAATTCGCCTGCAGAGACAAAGACGGAGACGGAGCGGGCATTTCAACAAGGATTCGTATCTGCTTCAAGTGCGATTGTCGACGGGATGCAATACATGTCGTTCATAATCGTCGGAATTATAATGCTCGTTCTCGGCAACACCATGATAATGTCTGCAAGAGAGCGGACGAGAGAATATGCCGTATTCAAGGCGCTGGGTTTTTCTGCAAAGCATCTGATCGGTTTGATCCTTGGAGAGTCACTTTTTATCTCTGCGATCGGCGGTGCACTTGGAATTTTCCTGACTTTCGGTGCGGTGAACGGAATGGGAGATAGTATCCCGAGAAGCTTCTTCCCCGTCTTTGAGGTCGAGCCGAAAAATTTGATCCTCGCTGTGATCGCAGTGATCGTTGTTGGAATAGCGGCGGCGGTTTTCCCGATAAGACGTGCTTTGACAACGAGGATTGCCGACGGATTAAGGTTCGTGGGATGA
- a CDS encoding ABC transporter ATP-binding protein: protein MKNLIEINNVTKSYRRDSIEVPVLNNIDLDVPDGEFLALMGPSGSGKTTLLNMIAGIDKPSSGEIVINGTDISKLNESALAKWRSTNIGFIFQFYNLIPVLTAFENVELPLLLTNLSKSERKNHVESALTIVGLADRMDFYPKQLSGGQEQRVAIARAIVTDPVLLIADEPTGDLDKNSAEEIMTLMQRLNSEFKKTIVMVTHDPHTAQKAKSLRHLEKGDLVKEQP, encoded by the coding sequence ATGAAAAACCTTATCGAGATAAATAATGTAACGAAATCTTACCGGCGCGACAGCATCGAAGTCCCGGTTCTGAATAATATCGACCTCGATGTTCCAGACGGAGAATTCCTCGCACTTATGGGACCATCGGGATCCGGCAAGACAACCCTGCTGAACATGATTGCGGGAATCGACAAACCGAGCTCCGGTGAGATTGTCATAAACGGCACCGACATTTCAAAGCTTAACGAATCTGCCCTTGCAAAGTGGCGCTCGACAAATATCGGCTTCATCTTTCAGTTCTATAACCTGATCCCCGTGCTGACGGCATTCGAAAACGTCGAGCTCCCGCTTCTCCTGACAAACCTCTCAAAATCCGAAAGAAAAAATCACGTTGAAAGTGCCCTCACAATCGTAGGCCTCGCAGATCGGATGGACTTCTATCCCAAACAGCTTTCCGGCGGACAGGAACAAAGAGTCGCGATCGCGCGGGCAATCGTTACGGATCCCGTACTTCTTATTGCAGATGAACCGACGGGGGACCTCGACAAGAATTCGGCGGAAGAAATCATGACGCTTATGCAAAGGCTGAATTCCGAATTCAAGAAAACAATTGTGATGGTAACACACGACCCTCACACTGCACAGAAAGCTAAATCTCTGCGTCATCTTGAAAAGGGCGACCTGGTGAAGGAGCAACCATGA
- a CDS encoding ATP-binding cassette domain-containing protein has product MRTETPDVIEKETNLSLNIDHANIIMVSNLVKKFGELVAVDDISFEVKRGETFAFLGPNGAGKSTTIKMLTTLLHPTSGKIILNGHDPVHDKDGVRKSLGIVFQDPSLDEDLTVLENMQFHAVCYNVRKDIRAKRIEELLKFVELWDRREDMVKTFSGGMKRRLEIARGLLHHPTILFLDEPTLGLDPQTRNHMWSYVKEINKKENMTVFFTTHYMEEADRVADRIAIIDHGKIIATGTSNELKSRTNSETLEDAFLNLTGHKIREEEASSLDRLRRMGQLWRGRRR; this is encoded by the coding sequence ATGCGAACCGAAACTCCCGATGTGATTGAGAAAGAAACGAATTTGAGTTTGAATATCGATCACGCAAACATAATCATGGTTTCGAACCTGGTAAAGAAATTCGGCGAGCTGGTCGCAGTCGACGACATTTCTTTTGAAGTGAAGAGAGGCGAGACGTTCGCTTTTCTTGGACCTAATGGAGCCGGAAAATCGACCACCATCAAGATGCTCACTACGCTGCTTCATCCAACAAGCGGAAAAATAATCTTGAATGGACACGATCCGGTTCATGACAAAGACGGCGTGCGGAAATCCCTCGGGATCGTGTTCCAGGATCCAAGCCTTGACGAAGACTTGACGGTGCTGGAAAATATGCAGTTCCATGCCGTCTGCTATAATGTCCGGAAGGACATCAGGGCTAAAAGAATCGAGGAGCTTCTGAAGTTCGTTGAACTCTGGGATAGAAGAGAGGACATGGTCAAGACTTTCTCAGGCGGCATGAAGCGAAGGCTGGAAATTGCCCGCGGATTGCTGCATCACCCGACCATCCTCTTCCTCGATGAGCCCACGCTCGGTCTCGACCCTCAAACAAGGAACCACATGTGGAGCTATGTGAAAGAGATAAACAAAAAGGAAAACATGACGGTTTTCTTCACGACGCATTACATGGAGGAAGCAGACAGAGTGGCAGACCGGATTGCCATTATCGACCATGGTAAGATCATTGCAACCGGCACTTCAAATGAGCTCAAAAGCCGTACTAACTCCGAAACTCTCGAAGATGCTTTTCTCAATCTGACGGGGCACAAGATTCGAGAAGAAGAAGCGAGCAGCCTGGATCGCTTGAGAAGGATGGGACAACTCTGGAGAGGGAGAAGAAGATGA
- a CDS encoding polymer-forming cytoskeletal protein, whose protein sequence is MVKNMKNDLRINGLGNSSGGNYNYVQINGKGDINGDLDCVELQINGLGCIHGNVKTRTARVAGKSEINGSVKAEDLIIDGMTEIGGAVSADRIENRGMLKVNKDCGAETFRSQGGFTIGGLLNADKIDIEMYVASRAREIGGQEIEIKAGSAFGFKKFLSSLFPMWQMNRYLSVETIEGDNIYLENVTVKVVRGGNVKVGPGCQIDKVEYKNTFYKDRDSSVKENKKV, encoded by the coding sequence ATGGTTAAAAATATGAAAAATGATTTGCGCATAAACGGGCTCGGGAACTCTTCGGGCGGGAACTACAATTACGTGCAGATAAACGGCAAAGGAGACATCAATGGGGACCTAGACTGTGTTGAGCTCCAGATAAACGGACTTGGATGCATCCATGGAAATGTCAAAACCAGAACAGCCAGAGTGGCGGGCAAATCAGAAATTAACGGGAGTGTCAAAGCAGAAGACCTTATCATAGATGGGATGACGGAAATTGGTGGAGCAGTATCGGCAGACCGGATCGAGAACCGCGGCATGTTAAAGGTGAACAAAGACTGCGGCGCAGAAACCTTCAGGTCGCAAGGAGGATTTACGATCGGCGGCCTGCTAAACGCCGACAAAATAGACATCGAGATGTATGTTGCGTCTAGAGCAAGAGAAATTGGCGGTCAGGAAATTGAAATCAAAGCCGGCAGCGCGTTCGGCTTCAAAAAGTTTCTTAGCTCGCTCTTCCCGATGTGGCAAATGAATCGTTATTTGTCTGTCGAGACTATCGAGGGTGACAACATCTATCTAGAAAATGTAACGGTGAAAGTGGTTCGTGGCGGAAATGTGAAGGTCGGACCGGGATGCCAAATCGATAAGGTTGAATACAAGAATACTTTTTACAAAGATCGCGACTCCTCCGTAAAGGAAAACAAGAAAGTTTAG
- a CDS encoding NifB/NifX family molybdenum-iron cluster-binding protein yields MKYLIASEGNSIDNKVSGHFGRAPFFLTYDDETKTLAAKANDGSLDPHLVIRDEAKAGMKTMICGGIGPHAYQVAEKFNVKVCIASDISVAEAVKLAGDGRLQVTSGPTAHHHHEQGQHHHGTQG; encoded by the coding sequence ATGAAATACTTAATCGCATCGGAAGGCAACTCAATTGATAACAAGGTAAGCGGTCATTTCGGCAGGGCACCCTTCTTTCTAACTTATGATGATGAAACTAAAACTCTGGCCGCGAAAGCAAACGATGGTTCGCTCGACCCTCATCTTGTAATCAGAGACGAGGCAAAAGCCGGAATGAAAACTATGATCTGTGGGGGAATTGGCCCGCACGCTTATCAGGTTGCCGAGAAATTTAATGTCAAGGTCTGTATTGCTTCGGATATCAGTGTGGCTGAAGCAGTGAAGCTGGCCGGCGATGGAAGGCTTCAAGTGACTTCAGGGCCTACTGCTCATCACCACCACGAGCAGGGACAACACCATCATGGCACGCAGGGCTGA
- a CDS encoding sigma-70 family RNA polymerase sigma factor — protein sequence MTENSTQIEATIEKEKGRLYNFIRRNVPNKEDAEDILQDVLYQFASSFESIRLMDRVSSWLMHVAKNRIIDSRRKKKPKAFGDIKISIPNDESDSKLSLEEIIPNLGELPDEEYWKNQFWDAIEDALDEMPDEQREVFEMNEFEDMSFKEISEIKNEPINTLLSRKRYAVLFLRKRLKDLYEELKNNV from the coding sequence GTGACAGAAAACTCGACACAGATAGAAGCCACTATCGAGAAAGAAAAAGGAAGGCTTTATAACTTCATCAGGCGAAATGTGCCTAATAAAGAAGATGCAGAGGATATTTTGCAGGACGTTCTTTACCAATTTGCGAGCAGTTTCGAAAGCATTCGGTTGATGGACAGAGTTTCATCGTGGCTGATGCACGTGGCGAAGAATAGAATCATCGATTCACGAAGAAAGAAGAAGCCGAAGGCATTTGGCGACATAAAAATAAGCATTCCGAATGACGAATCGGACAGCAAGCTTTCGTTGGAGGAAATTATTCCAAATCTCGGAGAGCTTCCTGACGAAGAGTACTGGAAGAACCAGTTTTGGGATGCAATAGAAGACGCGCTTGACGAAATGCCGGACGAGCAGCGCGAGGTATTTGAAATGAACGAGTTTGAAGATATGAGCTTTAAAGAAATATCTGAAATAAAAAATGAACCGATCAACACCCTTCTTTCACGGAAACGTTATGCGGTTCTATTTTTGAGGAAACGTTTAAAAGATTTATATGAGGAGTTAAAAAACAATGTGTAG
- a CDS encoding M1 family metallopeptidase has product MTKHILFFSLSILSSALIVSGQEPSHYNWVPFTRADSLRGYLSPLRTCYDVTYYHLNVAINPDSESIEGSNTIRFKVVTPFDRMQVDLFANMAVDSIKFENGTLLKYSREFGAVFIDMPKALAQNTLHQLIFYYSGEPQVAANPPWDGGFIWKKDAHGNPWVMVTCQGTGASLWWPNKDHQTAKPDSMLLSVTVPKGLEDVSNGRLRSKVDLPDGESQYNWFISYPINNYDVTINVGKYAHFSDVYKSRDGTKLTLDYYVMPENLREAKKQFREVKTMLACYEKYFGKYPFYRDGYKLIESSHNGMEHQTAIAYGNHYQLGYEGRASSSVGLTFDFIIIHESAHEWWGNSVTSKDIADMWIHESFGAYAEALYVEYNWGHKAALEYINAKKQNVKNDKPIIGPYNVNQEGSGDMYDKGQLALNTLRDVIANDRLWFSILKGIQEKFAYQTVYANDIISYINQRTGGDYNYLFEQYLRYSTLPQLLVFVTQKGDSTALRYKWNADVKDFRMPIKVATKKNHFEFIRPTTEWQTMKLKNFDPKDFRVDEDEFFCNVKVYRYYIDPESKISIF; this is encoded by the coding sequence ATGACAAAACATATCCTGTTCTTTTCCCTTTCGATCCTGAGCTCTGCACTGATTGTATCCGGTCAGGAACCTTCTCATTACAATTGGGTACCGTTTACGAGGGCCGATTCGCTTCGCGGGTATTTGTCCCCTCTGAGAACATGCTACGACGTGACTTATTATCACCTCAACGTCGCGATAAATCCCGACTCCGAATCGATAGAAGGTTCGAATACAATTCGATTCAAAGTGGTAACTCCATTCGACAGAATGCAGGTTGATCTCTTCGCCAACATGGCGGTTGATTCGATAAAGTTCGAAAACGGTACACTTCTGAAATACTCGCGTGAATTTGGGGCGGTGTTTATCGATATGCCAAAGGCGCTGGCGCAGAACACATTGCATCAGCTCATTTTCTATTACTCCGGAGAACCTCAGGTGGCTGCGAATCCGCCGTGGGACGGCGGCTTCATCTGGAAAAAAGACGCGCATGGTAATCCATGGGTGATGGTCACATGCCAGGGAACGGGCGCGAGCCTTTGGTGGCCGAACAAAGACCATCAAACTGCCAAGCCGGACAGCATGCTGCTCAGCGTCACCGTTCCGAAAGGACTCGAAGATGTTTCGAATGGAAGATTGAGAAGCAAAGTCGATTTGCCTGACGGTGAATCTCAGTACAACTGGTTCATCAGCTATCCCATTAATAACTACGACGTTACAATCAATGTTGGCAAGTATGCGCACTTCAGTGACGTCTACAAAAGCAGAGATGGAACCAAACTAACCCTGGACTATTACGTGATGCCAGAAAATTTAAGGGAAGCGAAAAAGCAATTCAGAGAAGTGAAGACAATGCTGGCATGCTATGAAAAATATTTCGGCAAATATCCGTTCTACCGGGATGGCTACAAACTCATCGAATCGTCGCACAACGGCATGGAACACCAGACCGCCATCGCCTACGGCAACCATTATCAGCTCGGTTACGAAGGAAGAGCCAGCTCGTCAGTCGGGTTGACATTCGATTTCATAATTATACATGAGAGCGCTCATGAATGGTGGGGCAACAGCGTAACATCGAAAGACATTGCCGACATGTGGATACATGAAAGCTTTGGTGCTTACGCAGAAGCCCTTTACGTGGAATATAATTGGGGACACAAAGCGGCTCTGGAATACATCAACGCAAAAAAACAAAATGTCAAAAACGACAAGCCGATAATCGGGCCGTATAATGTGAACCAGGAAGGCTCTGGCGACATGTACGACAAAGGACAGCTCGCATTGAACACGCTTCGCGATGTCATCGCAAATGACAGACTATGGTTTTCAATTTTGAAGGGGATCCAGGAGAAGTTTGCGTACCAAACGGTCTATGCCAACGACATAATTAGTTATATCAACCAGAGAACTGGTGGCGACTACAATTATCTCTTCGAGCAATATCTGCGATACTCGACTTTGCCGCAGCTGCTCGTTTTCGTCACGCAAAAGGGAGACAGCACCGCCCTTCGCTACAAGTGGAACGCCGACGTGAAAGATTTCAGGATGCCAATAAAGGTCGCTACAAAGAAAAATCATTTCGAGTTTATAAGACCCACGACAGAGTGGCAGACTATGAAACTTAAAAACTTTGACCCGAAAGATTTTCGAGTAGACGAAGATGAATTCTTCTGCAACGTAAAGGTTTACAGATATTACATCGATCCCGAAAGTAAGATAAGCATATTCTAA
- a CDS encoding efflux RND transporter periplasmic adaptor subunit — protein sequence METKNADLSGLKIDRSRSQSNPARGSGIKRLFTIGVPLVLIAGVMVALSRTVLDPPVNIKVATAVVQSASQTDALLTASGYVVAQRKAAVASKATGRLVYLGVVEGDKVKKDQIIARLEDSDVKAQLDEAKANLEVSEVTLADAKWNYERNQKLLKSGSITESTFENSETQYKKALASVDVAKANVESAEVADENTLVRAPFDGTVLTKDADVGEILAPMAGGVNSRGAVVTIADMSSLQVEADVSESNIEKVKINQDCQITLDAYPDVHYDGYVAKIVPTADRGKATVTVKVAFKKYDSRVLPEMSAKVLFMKNNGTNASGINNDKPAVVIPSSAIVTRDDQNVVFKIKDGDAVETAITVVRNFGSYTEIKSGLADGDQIIDSPGGQIKNGAKVTVKQ from the coding sequence GTGGAAACGAAAAATGCTGATCTATCGGGCCTGAAAATAGATAGATCGAGAAGCCAGTCGAACCCCGCACGGGGAAGTGGAATCAAGAGGCTATTTACCATTGGTGTTCCACTGGTACTGATTGCAGGCGTAATGGTTGCCCTCTCGAGAACGGTCTTGGATCCGCCTGTGAACATAAAGGTGGCAACCGCGGTCGTGCAGTCAGCGTCACAGACTGACGCATTGCTCACTGCGAGCGGTTATGTCGTGGCACAAAGAAAGGCCGCCGTCGCATCGAAAGCAACCGGGCGACTCGTTTATCTCGGAGTCGTGGAGGGCGACAAAGTAAAAAAAGATCAAATCATTGCGAGACTCGAAGACAGCGACGTTAAGGCACAATTAGACGAGGCGAAAGCTAATCTCGAGGTGAGTGAAGTCACGCTCGCAGATGCGAAATGGAATTATGAGAGAAATCAGAAGCTATTGAAATCCGGATCAATTACCGAGTCGACTTTTGAAAATTCCGAGACCCAATACAAGAAAGCACTGGCTTCCGTCGACGTAGCGAAGGCAAATGTTGAGTCGGCAGAAGTGGCCGACGAGAATACTTTAGTTCGTGCACCATTCGACGGCACGGTCCTGACGAAAGATGCCGACGTCGGTGAGATCCTCGCTCCTATGGCCGGCGGTGTTAACTCACGCGGAGCTGTCGTCACGATCGCAGACATGAGCTCGCTTCAAGTCGAAGCAGACGTTTCCGAATCGAACATCGAAAAAGTAAAGATTAATCAGGATTGTCAAATTACTCTCGATGCATACCCGGATGTGCACTACGATGGTTACGTAGCTAAGATCGTCCCGACCGCAGATCGCGGCAAGGCCACGGTAACGGTAAAAGTTGCTTTCAAGAAATATGATAGCCGTGTCTTGCCGGAGATGAGTGCTAAAGTCTTGTTCATGAAGAATAATGGAACAAATGCCAGTGGTATAAACAACGACAAACCGGCCGTGGTTATTCCATCGTCTGCTATCGTGACAAGAGACGATCAAAATGTTGTATTCAAAATAAAAGACGGCGACGCTGTCGAAACTGCAATCACCGTTGTAAGAAATTTCGGAAGTTACACTGAAATAAAATCCGGCTTGGCCGACGGCGACCAAATTATCGATTCACCGGGCGGGCAAATAAAAAACGGTGCAAAGGTCACCGTGAAACAATGA